Proteins from a single region of Bacteroidota bacterium:
- a CDS encoding thioredoxin family protein encodes MNFQTYLNQFTQILENPNPSAPYDDPAFVEYTKLNWSRLNRWLKSGEINPALKETVSKINRPLNWIVITEPWCGDAAHIVPFFHMIASLNPLINIEYELRDSAPFTINDYLTNGSKAIPILVVRDENNKDIFRWGPRPKLAQDFFLDLKNKGTDLDSTKLALQQWYNQDKGQALQNEFVQLLGNLSPSTPSK; translated from the coding sequence ATGAACTTTCAAACTTATCTTAATCAATTTACCCAAATTTTAGAAAACCCCAATCCATCAGCACCGTATGACGACCCTGCGTTTGTGGAGTACACAAAACTAAACTGGTCAAGGCTCAACAGATGGCTTAAGAGTGGAGAAATTAATCCCGCACTCAAAGAAACAGTTTCAAAAATTAATCGCCCTCTGAACTGGATTGTAATTACTGAACCTTGGTGTGGTGATGCTGCCCACATTGTTCCGTTCTTTCACATGATTGCTTCGCTTAATCCATTAATTAACATAGAGTATGAGCTCAGAGATTCTGCACCATTTACAATCAACGATTATTTGACAAATGGAAGCAAAGCCATTCCGATTCTGGTTGTAAGAGATGAAAACAATAAAGATATTTTCAGATGGGGACCTCGACCAAAATTGGCGCAAGATTTCTTTCTTGATTTGAAAAATAAAGGTACAGACCTTGATTCAACTAAACTTGCTTTGCAGCAATGGTATAATCAAGACAAGGGACAAGCTTTGCAAAATGAATTTGTGCAACTGTTGGGTAATTTAAGCCCCTCAACCCCCA